The proteins below come from a single Felis catus isolate Fca126 chromosome A1, F.catus_Fca126_mat1.0, whole genome shotgun sequence genomic window:
- the LOC111556665 gene encoding translation initiation factor IF-2-like, with translation MKQPEPGAHSPLWRTDTLDPTAISPQHLGPTTSACQTSLPCIPNKRMGQPHYCLVWQTPVSHFRPTGPRKPPRSATARRVASSPRQRPRSAQDRRAVTGCPWAPGGDRSGAAAAIPVPWGPGLLSAAASGPGPRRVKSGTCERPESEGLGTSLRMRCGGTRAGPAGGDSRKTRERKHPEGAPGWSEARSSARRAGAGMQPGLGSRTVAAGDQRDQRPSARSSGTGGRRRRRARSHLAWRAMSPSPSVGGSELHACAHT, from the exons ATGAAGCAGCCGGAGCCTGGTGCGCACTCCCCGCTGTGGCGCACGGACACACTGGACCCCACAGCAATTTCACCCCAACACTTGGGG cccaccacttcCGCCTGCCAGACATCTCTCCCCTGCATCCCAAACAAACGGATGGGCCAGCCCCACTACTGTCTTGTTTGGCAAACTCCAGTGTCACATTTCAGGCCGACAG GACCCAGGAAGCCGCCCCGCTCGGCGACGGCGAGGCGAGTGGCAAGCAGTCCCAGGCAGCGGCCGAGAAGCGCCCAGGACCGCAGGGCCGTAACCGGGTGCCCTTGGGCGCCAGGCGGGGACCGGAGCGGGGCGGCTGCGGCGATCCCCGTGCCCTGGGGGCCTGGCCTGCTCTCTGCTGCCGCGTCAGGGCCAGGCCCGCGCCGGGTCAAGAGCGGCACCTGTGAGCGCCCCGAAAGCGAGGGCCTGGGGACCTCGCTGCGGATGCGCTGCGGTGGGACCAGAGCGGGGCCGGCGGGAGGCGACTCCAGGAAAACCCGGGAAAGAAAACACCCGGAAGGCGCCCCGGGATGGTCTGAAGCTCGCAGCAGTGCCCGCAGAGCAGGTGCCGGGATGCAGCCGGGGCTCGGGTCCCGGACTGTGGCGGCGGGAGACCAGCGAGACCAGCGGCCCAGCGCGCGGAGCTCCGGGACCGGCggcaggaggagaagaagggcCCGCAGTCACCTGGCCTGGCGTGCGATGTCGCCATCCCCGAGCGTCGGAGGAAGTGAAttacatgcgtgtgcacacacgtaa